From the genome of Legionella beliardensis:
CGGTTTAAGCGTCTCAAAGGCACTTGACGTATTGCGCTTTACTCCCAAAAAAGGAGCAGCGCTCATGCTAAAATTATTAGAATCAGCCATTGCTAATGCTGAAAATAATAATGGTGCTGATATTGATGAGTTAAAAGTTGGAACTGTCTGCGTGGATGAAGCTGCTACTTTGAAAAGAATTAGTCCGCGTGCTAAAGGAAGGGCCAATCGCATTTGCAAGCGCAATTGCCATATTTTAATTAAAGTATCTGACGGGGTATAGCATAATGGGACAAAAAGTAAACCCAATAGGTATTCGTTTAGGTATAACAAAAGACTGGGATTCAAAATGGTATGCCAGTAAAACTTATGCCAAATTATTAAACGAAGACATTAACTTAAGAAAAGAACTTAAGAAAAAATACGCGAGTGCTGCCGTTAGCCGAATTAAAATTGAAAGGCCAGCAAGCAATGCAGTCGTGACTATCGAGTGTGCTAGACCAGGCGTCTTAATTGGTAAAAAAGGTGGCAGTATTGAAGGCATTCGCAGTGAAATTGCAGCTAAATTAAACGTGCCTGTTCATTTAAACATTGAAGAAGTTCGTAAACCAGAACTTGATTCTATCCTGGTTGCTGAAAGTATTGCTCAACAATTAGAGCAACGAGTAATGTTTAGAAGGGCTATGAAGCGAGCTGTGACTTCAGCTATGAAGGCTGGCGCGAAAGGAATTAAAATTTGCGTGAGTGGACGTCTTGGTGGAGCTGAGATTGCTCGTAGCGAATGGTATCGTGAAGGCCGTGTCCCATTGCATACATTCCGAGCAGATGTTGATTATGGTACTGCAGAAGCAAAAACAACATACGGTATTATTGGCGTTAAGGTATGGATCTTTAAAGGTGAAATACTGCCACAAAAAAATCGTGCTGTTGAAAGCAGTAAATGAATGAGGATTGGTGATCATGTTACAGCCTAAACGTACTAAATATAGAAAACAAATGAAAGGTCGTAACCGTGGCCTGGCATTGACAGGCAATAAGGTTAGTTTTGGTGAGTTTGGATTAAAGGCGCTAGAGCGAGGACGTTTAACTGCGCGCCAAATCGAAGCTGCTCGAAGAGCAATGACTCGTCACATTAAGCGGGGCGGAAAAATCTGGATTCGCGTTTTTCCTGATAAGCCAATTACCCAAAAGCCTTTGGAAGTTCGACAAGGTAAAGGTAAAGGTAGTGTTGAATACTGGGTTGCGCAAATTCAACCTGGCAAAGTATTATTTGAAATGGAAGGTGTGACTAGAGAACTTGCTATGGAAGCTTTTAATCTAGCAAAAGCAAAATTACCTTTCAAAGTGATCTTTGAAGAGCGGAAGGTGATGTAATGAAAAACATTAGTGAGTTAAGAGAGCTTTCTTTAGATCAATTAAACGAAGAGTTGATTGATATAAGAAAGTTACAATTTAAGTTAAGAATGAAAAAAGCAAATGGTTTGTTAGATAAAACTCATCCTATTAAGGAAGCAAGAAAAGCCATTGCTAGAGTAAAAACAATTATGACGGAAAAGGTTGGAAAGACTTATGTCGAAGAATA
Proteins encoded in this window:
- the rplV gene encoding 50S ribosomal protein L22, encoding MQVTAKLSNARLSAQKARLIANLIRGLSVSKALDVLRFTPKKGAALMLKLLESAIANAENNNGADIDELKVGTVCVDEAATLKRISPRAKGRANRICKRNCHILIKVSDGV
- the rpmC gene encoding 50S ribosomal protein L29 produces the protein MKNISELRELSLDQLNEELIDIRKLQFKLRMKKANGLLDKTHPIKEARKAIARVKTIMTEKVGKTYVEE
- the rpsC gene encoding 30S ribosomal protein S3; translated protein: MGQKVNPIGIRLGITKDWDSKWYASKTYAKLLNEDINLRKELKKKYASAAVSRIKIERPASNAVVTIECARPGVLIGKKGGSIEGIRSEIAAKLNVPVHLNIEEVRKPELDSILVAESIAQQLEQRVMFRRAMKRAVTSAMKAGAKGIKICVSGRLGGAEIARSEWYREGRVPLHTFRADVDYGTAEAKTTYGIIGVKVWIFKGEILPQKNRAVESSK
- the rplP gene encoding 50S ribosomal protein L16, with protein sequence MLQPKRTKYRKQMKGRNRGLALTGNKVSFGEFGLKALERGRLTARQIEAARRAMTRHIKRGGKIWIRVFPDKPITQKPLEVRQGKGKGSVEYWVAQIQPGKVLFEMEGVTRELAMEAFNLAKAKLPFKVIFEERKVM